In one Brassica oleracea var. oleracea cultivar TO1000 chromosome C9, BOL, whole genome shotgun sequence genomic region, the following are encoded:
- the LOC106316499 gene encoding salicylate/benzoate carboxyl methyltransferase-like encodes MNSRFIRSISSSRSDGKSENEMSNGDEECSNYTRVSILNMRGGDGHNSYATNSLLQRRVLSMSKPILVKNTKEMMTNLEFPKCIKVADLGCSSGQNTFLAMSEIVNTINALCQERNQNPPEIDCCLNDLPGNDFNTTFKFISFFNDKLTSNTPCFVSGVPGSFYSRLFPSKSLHFIHSNYSVNYPSKVPEGLEKNKMGVYITSSSPLSEYKAYLNQFQKDFNTFLRMRSEEMVSNGRMVITLLGRNTIDDPLYRDCCHHLTLLSDSLRDLVIEGLVSASTVNSFNMPFYDPTEEEVKEIIRNEGSFQINDLETHAFDLGHSKEESSLQSCRAKSGEKEANCIRAATETMLVAHFRDAINIDTLFAKYAHHVSQHASCINKTSITLVASLVRK; translated from the exons ATGAATTCAAGATTCATCCGTTCGATATCTTCGTCAAG GTCTGATGGGAAGAGTGAAAATGAAATGAGTAACGGCGATGAAGAGTGTAGTAATTACACTCGTGTGAGTATCTTAAATATGAGGGGAGGTGATGGACACAATAGTTACGCTACCAACTCTCTTCTTCAG AGAAGAGTTTTATCAATGAGCAAGCCCATATTGGTTAAAAATACCAAAGAAATGATGACAAACTTGGAATTTCCTAAATGCATCAAAGTAGCAGATTTAGGCTGTTCTTCTGGACAAAACACATTTTTGGCGATGTCTGAGATCGTAAACACAATTAATGCGTTATGTCAAGAACGGAACCAAAACCCACCAGAGATTGATTGCTGTCTGAACGATCTCCCTGGTAATGATTTCAACACGACGTTCAAGTTCATAAGTTTCTTCAACGACAAGCTCACAAGCAATACACCATGCTTTGTCTCTGGAGTTCCTGGTTCCTTTTACTCAAGGCTCTTTCCTAGCAAGAGTCTCCATTTCATTCATTCAAATTACAGTGTTAATTACCCCTCTAAG GTTCCGGAAGGACTGGAGAAGAACAAGATGGGTGTGTACATAACAAGTTCAAGTCCTCTAAGTGAATACAAGGCTTACTTGAATCAGTTCCAAAAAGATTTTAATACATTTCTAAGAATGCGGTCTGAAGAGATGGTATCTAATGGACGCATGGTTATCACATTACTCGGCAGAAACACTATAGATGATCCGTTGTACAGGGACTGTTGTCATCATTTGACATTGTTATCCGATTCTCTGCGCGACCTAGTCATCGAG GGACTTGTGAGTGCATCAACGGTGAATTCATTCAACATGCCATTTTATGATCCGACCGAAGAAGAAGTAAAAGAAATTATTAGAAATGAGGGGTCATTCCAAATAAACGACTTAGAGACGCATGCATTTGATCTTGGCCATAGTAAGGAAGAAAGTAGCTTGCAATCATGTAGAGCTAAATCAGGGGAAAAAGAGGCTAATTGCATTAGAGCAGCGACTGAAACGATGCTCGTAGCGCACTTTAGAGATGCCATTAATATCGATACATTGTTTGCAAAATATGCACACCATGTTTCTCAACATGCTAGCTGCATAAACAAAACGTCTATCACTCTAGTGGCTTCATTGGTTCGGAAATAA
- the LOC106315356 gene encoding uncharacterized protein LOC106315356: MNSRFTRSISSSRCDEQSGNEMNKGDEESSNYTGVSILSMRGVIVKSTKHSKIISSFYFLEVFLVKKCYRKKFFKRKCRPQAREKRNNLLSNICCISHCFLKRRVLSMSKPILVKNTKEMVTNLDFSKCIKVADLGCSSGQNTFLAMSEIVNTINALCQERNQIPPEIDCCLKDLPGNDFNTTFKFISFFNEKLTSKTPCFVSGVPGSFHSRLFPSKSLHFIHSNCGLNYLSKVPEGLEKNKMSVYITSSSPLSEYKAYLNQFQKDFTTFLRMRSEEMVSNGRMVITLLGRNAIDDPLYRDCCHHLTLVSDSLRDLVFEGLVSASKVISFNMPLYDPTDEELKEIIRNEGSFQINDLETHAFDLGHSKEENRESCRAKPGEKEANCIRAAFEMMLVAHFGDAINIDTLFAKYAHHVSQHASCMRKTSVILVVSWFGNNLTIYQGITCVVLMYRHKKKTCVVLMYIIILSAISISIYSFNFGFKSLSSCSHGWRGIMSGRDIIVENSGWAIGDGESLNVWDSAWLSLSQKESPMGPAPEALVELKVSDLFLAEKNEWDLAKIRQFLPIEENKVRLLKPSLSGAPDKLMWLKSATGEFTTKTGYSAALPLHLDQALLPQGNPGFNWKKNVWKLHTAPKVKLFVWKTLHGALPVGEQLVARQIKVDGKCKLCGLPESIDHLFLHCNFAKQVWKSAPVWPSIDYSGTIELRSEWNSLCSRQNLPPTGLSMGALAPWILWQIWKARNSLVFKDKGFLVTEVMSMAIAAAREWNSSQGLAPVPRRSQPVRVIPQDNCVMVRSDAAWNETNKIAGLGWTIKTQNRVSSFSSPMRFVGSPLIAEGLALREAVEKCRDLGLTKIRCESDCAQLIKALTLDHPLAELYDIVADIEAVALSFDFVSFTWISRERNRDADSSAKQVLSAELALMASPNNV, translated from the exons ATGAATTCAAGATTCACCCGTTCGATTTCTTCCTCAAG GTGTGATGAGCAGAGTGGAAATGAGATGAACAAAGGGGATGAAGAGAGTAGTAATTACACTGGTGTGAGTATCTTAAGTATGAGGGGAG TTATTGTTAAATCCACCAAACATTCTAAAATCATTAGTTCATTTTACTTTTTAGAGGTTTTTTTGGTAAAAAAATGCTATCGGAAGAAATTTTTCAAGCGTAAATGTCGACCGCAAGCAAGGGAAAAAAGAAACAATTTGTTAAGTAATATTTGTTGTATCTCTCATTGTTTTCTGAAGAGAAGAGTTCTATCAATGAGCAAGCCCATATTGGTTAAAAACACCAAAGAAATGGTGACAAACTTGGACTTTTCTAAATGCATTAAAGTAGCAGATTTGGGCTGTTCTTCTGGACAAAACACATTTTTGGCGATGTCTGAGATCGTCAACACAATTAATGCGTTATGTCAGGAACGGAACCAAATCCCGCCAGAGATAGATTGTTGTCTGAAGGATCTCCCTGGTAATGATTTCAACACGACGTTCAAGTTCATAAGTTTCTTCAACGAGAAGCTCACAAGCAAAACACCATGCTTCGTCTCTGGAGTTCCTGGTTCCTTTCACTCAAGGCTCTTTCCTAGCAAGAGTCTCCATTTCATTCATTCAAATTGCGGTCTTAATTACCTCTCTAAG GTTCCTGAAGGTCTGGAGAAGAACAAGATGAGTGTGTACATAACAAGTTCAAGTCCTCTAAGTGAATACAAGGCTTACTTGAATCAGTTCCAAAAAGATTTTACTACATTTCTACGAATGCGGTCTGAAGAGATGGTATCTAATGGACGAATGGTTATCACATTACTCGGCAGAAACGCTATAGATGATCCGTTGTACAGGGACTGTTGTCATCATTTGACATTGGTATCCGATTCTCTCCGCGACCTTGTCTTCGAG GGACTTGTGAGTGCATCAAAGGTGATTTCATTCAACATGCCACTTTATGATCCGACCGACGAAGAATTAAAAGAAATTATTAGAAATGAGGGGTCATTCCAAATAAACGACTTAGAGACACATGCATTTGATCTTGGCCATAGTAAGGAAGAAAATAGGGAATCATGTAGAGCTAAACCAGGGGAAAAAGAGGCTAATTGCATTAGAGCAGCGTTTGAAATGATGCTCGTAGCTCACTTTGGAGATGCCATTAATATCGATACATTGTTTGCAAAATATGCACACCATGTTTCTCAACATGCTAGCTGCATGAGAAAAACGTCTGTCATTTTAGTGGTTTCATGGTTCGGAAATAATCTTACTATATATCAAGGAATAACTTGTGTTGTGCTCATGTATCGACACAAAAAAAAAACTTGTGTTGTGCTCATG TATATTATAATTCTTTCAGCTATTAGTATCAGTATCTATAGTTTCAATTTCGGGTTCAAATCTTTGAG CTCATGCTCTCATGGATGGCGTGGTATTATGAGTGGAAGAGATATTATAGTTGAGAACTCTGGATGGGCAATTGGGGACGGAGAAAGCCTCAACGTTTGGGACTCTGCTTGGCTGAGCCTCTCCCAAAAAGAAAGTCCTATGGGTCCTGCTCCCGAGGCTCTCGTTGAGCTTAAGGTATCTGATCTCTTTCTAGCAGAGAAAAATGAGTGGGACCTTGCGAAGATCCGCCAATTTCTCCCCATTGAGGAAAACAAAGTCAGACTTCTGAAACCAAGCTTGAGTGGAGCTCCGGATAAACTTATGTGGTTGAAGTCTGCAACAGGAGAATTTACGACAAAGACAGGTTACTCTGCTGCTCTACCACTACACTTGGATCAAGCACTTCTGCCCCAAGGAAATCCAGGCTTTAATTGGAAGAAAAACGTCTGGAAACTTCACACTGCACCGAAAGTAAAACTCTTCGTGTGGAAAACCCTTCATGGAGCCCTGCCGGTTGGTGAGCAACTGGTAGCAAGACAGATTAAAGTCGACGGAAAGTGTAAATTATGTGGTCTCCCCGAATCTATTGATCATCTGTTCTTGCACTGCAACTTTGCTAAACAGGTCTGGAAATCAGCACCAGTGTGGCCGAGCATTGACTACAGCGGAACAATAGAATTGCGGAGTGAATGGAACAGCCTATGCTCTCGACAAAACCTTCCTCCTACAGGCCTCTCAATGGGAGCACTAGCACCCTGGATTCTCTGGCAAATTTGGAAAGCAAGAAATAGCTTGGTCTTCAAGGATAAAGGTTTCCTGGTGACTGAGGTCATGTCAATGGCTATAGCAGCAGCCAGGGAGTGGAACTCCAGTCAAGGGCTAGCCCCTGTACCGCGACGTAGTCAACCTGTTAGAGTAATTCCGCAGGATAATTGTGTAATGGTACGATCGGATGCGGCTTGGAATGAAACTAACAAAATTGCAGGGCTTGGCTGGACTATTAAGACACAAAACAGAGTATCCTCTTTCTCCTCGCCGATGCGTTTTGTAGGCTCTCCGCTTATAGCTGAAGGACTGGCGTTACGAGAAGCAGTGGAGAAATGCAGAGACCTTGGTCTCACAAAGATTCGCTGCGAGTCTGATTGCGCACAACTCATCAAGGCTTTAACCTTGGACCACCCGCTGGCCGAACTTTACGACATTGTAGCTGATATTGAAGCCGTTGCTTTATCTTTTGATTTTGTTTCCTTTACCTGGATCTCTCGCGAGAGAAACAGAGATGCAGACTCTTCGGCTAAGCAGGTTTTGTCTGCTGAGCTAGCCTTAATGGCCTCACCAAACAATGTTTAG
- the LOC106319198 gene encoding pullulanase 1, chloroplastic isoform X2 yields MALTLLTLTTSVHLLDSTSVARPRIFAATFPLRSRFRRPSSSIFSPTHRSESIRCLCASSSSAASPMQFEVSTPNSQFLDSLLYSRAYWVTEGVIAWNVDVGEGSCYLYASRVAGLSFSEDGIDGFDFRVKLEAESGSLRTNFPHIGNYKPFKVPSDLDVRDLVKSQLAIVCFDAEGRLIEGTGLQLPGVLDELFSYDGPLGANFTPGGGVSLHLWAPTAQEVTVCIYKNPLDKSPMEICPLEEVNGVWSTNGPSSWEGCYYVYKVSVYHPSTLKVETCYANDPYARGLSADASKTYLLNLDSDDLKPEGWEKLADKKPDLRSYSDISIYELHVRDFSVSDETVEPEHRGGYLAFTLKDSAGVKHLQKLADAGLTHLHLLPTYQFGDVDDEKENWKYIDTSLLEGLPPDSAEAQARVTEIQNDDGFNWGYNPVLWGVPKGSYASDPTGPCRIIEFRKMVQALNRIGLNVVLDVVYNHLHANGPHNKDSVLDKIVPGYYLRRNNDGFIENSTCVNNTASEHYMVDRLIRDDLLNWVVNYKVDGFRFDLMGHIMKDTMVKAKSAIGNLRKETDGVDGSRIYIYGEGWNFGEVANNGRGVNASQFNLTGTGIGSFNDRIRDATLGGSPFGHPLQQGFITGLLLQPNGHDHGSEATQQLMLSTAKDHIQIGMAANLKDYVLTNHEGKEVKGSEILMHDATPVAYASQPTETINYVSAHDNETLFDIISLKTPMEISVDERCRINHLASSMIALSQGIPFFHAGDEILRSKSLDRDSYNSGDWFNRLDFSYKSNNWGVGLPPKGKNEHSWPLIKLRLQDPSFKPQSSHIVSTLNSFLDLLRIRYSSPLFRLDTAKAIKERVRFLNTGPSSVPGAIVMSIEDGHKGMASVSQIDPVYSFVVVIFNARPSEFSFLSPALKDRNLELHPVQVKSGDEIVRKSVYDAFSGGFTVPARTTTVFVEVRKG; encoded by the exons ATGGCACTGACACTACTAACACTGACCACTTCCGTTCATCTTCTCGATTCCACCTCCGTCGCGCGTCCTCGCATCTTCGCCGCAACTTTTCCTCTCCGATCTCGGTTTCGACGGCCTTCATCGTCGATCTTTTCGCCAACTCATCGCAGCGAGTCGATTCGCTGCCTATGCGCTTCGTCCTCCTCCGCTGCATCTCCTATGCAATTCGAAGTATCCACTCCGAATTCTCAG TTTCTCGATAGTTTGCTCTATTCAAGAGCGTATTGGGTTACGGAAGGCGTAATCGCTTGGAATGTGGATGTTGGCGAAGGTTCGTGTTACTTGTATGCGAGCAGAGTCGCTGGTTTGTCATTCAGCGAAGATGGAATCGATG GTTTTGATTTTAGAGTCAAGCTTGAAGCTGAATCCGGATCACTTCGTACCAAT TTTCCACATATTGGGAATTACAAACCGTTTAAAGTTCCTTCGGATTTGGATGTCAGGGATCTTGTCAAAAGCCAGTTAGCTATTGTCTGCTTTGATG CGGAAGGACGGCTTATAGAGGGAACTGGGTTGCAATTGCCTGGCGTCCTCGATGAACTGTTCTCATATGACGGTCCCCTAGGTGCAAATTTCACACCAGGAGGAGGTGTCTCTCTTCACCTCTGGGCTCCCACTGCTCAA GAGGTTACTGTGTGCATCTACAAAAACCCACTTGACAAGAGTCCGATGGAAATCTGCCCACTCGAAGAGGTTAATGGTGTGTGGAGCACTAACGGTCCTAGTAGTTGGGAAGGATGCTATTATGTGTATAAAGTATCAGTCTATCATCCAAGCACCTTGAAAGTGGAAACTTGCTATGCAAATGATCCTTATGCACGGGG GCTTTCAGCTGATGCGAGCAAAACTTATCTGCTCAATCTTGACTCTGATGATCTAAAACCTGAAGGATGGGAGAAATTGGCAGATAAGAAGCCAGACCTAAGATCCTACTCAGATATAAGTATTTATGAGCTGCATGTGAGGGATTTCAG TGTCAGTGATGAGACTGTCGAACCTGAACATCGTGGTGGATATCTGGCCTTTACTTTAAAG GATTCTGCAGGTGTGAAACATCTTCAAAAGTTAGCGGATGCAGGTCTTACCCATCTACATCTTCTTCCCACATATCAATTTGGTGATGTTGATGATGAGAAGGAGAACTGGAAGTATATAG ACACCAGTTTGCTGGAAGGATTACCACCTGATTCAGCCGAGGCACAAGCTCGTGTTACAGAAATCCAGAATGATGATGGCTTTAACTGGGG GTATAATCCTGTGCTCTGGGGAGTCCCAAAAGGAAGCTACGCTAGTGATCCGACTGGTCCATGTCGTATAATTGAATTTAGAAAAATGGTTCAG GCTCTTAATCGTATCGGTCTTAATGTCGTCTTAGACGTTGTTTACAACCACTTGCATGCAAATGGGCCACACAACAAAGACTCTGTTCTTGATAAG ATAGTTCCAGGTTACTATTTGAGAAGGAACAATGACGGGTTTATTGAAAACAGTACATGCGTAAACAACACTGCCAGCGAGCATTATATGGTTGATCGTCTGATACGGGATGATCTGTTAAACTGGGTTGTCAATTATAAG GTTGATGGATTCCGTTTTGATCTCATGGGTCATATAATGAAAGATACAATG GTAAAAGCAAAATCTGCAATTGGCAACTTGAGAAAGGAAACAGATGGAGTTGATGGTTCAAGAATTTATAT ATATGGTGAAGGATGGAACTTTGGGGAAGTTGCTAACAATGGACGAGGAGTTAATGCTTCACAGTTCAACTTAACCGGGACAGGAATTGGAAG TTTTAATGACCGTATACGAGATGCAACTCTTGGTGGCTCTCCATTTGGTCATCCTCTTCAACAAGGATTCATTACAGGTTTATTGTTACAG CCTAACGGTCATGACCATGGTTCAGAAGCTACCCAGCAGCTGATGCTTTCTACTGCCAAAGATCACATCCAG ATTGGGATGGCTGCAAATTTGAAGGATTATGTGCTAACTAATCATGAAGGAAAAGAG GTGAAGGGATCAGAGATTTTAATGCATGATGCCACACCTGTTGCATATGCTTCACAGCCTACAGAAACG ATTAACTACGTCTCAGCTCATGACAATGAAACCCTCTTTGACATTATCAGTTTGAAG ACACCGATGGAAATATCAGTTGATGAAAGGTGTAGAATAAATCATTTGGCATCAAGTATGATCGCCCTCTCGCAG GGTATACCATTCTTCCATGCTGGGGACGAGATTTTACGCTCGAAGTCACTTGATCGTGATTCTTACAACTCCGGTGATTGGTTCAATAGGTTAGACTTCAGCTACAAGTCCAACAACTGGGGTGTTGGGCTTCCTCCAAAAGGGAAAAACGAACACAGTTGGCCGCT GATTAAACTGAGGTTGCAAGATCCATCCTTCAAGCCTCAGAGCAGTCACATAGTTTCCACGCTCAACAGTTTCTTAGACTTGTTACGCATCAGATACTCATCACCTCTCTTCCGTTTAGACACAGCAAAGGCTATCAAG GAACGAGTGCGATTTCTTAACACAGGCCCCTCATCAGTCCCCGGCGCCATCGTCATGAGCATTGAGGATGGTCACAAAGGCATGGCAAGTGTATCTCAGATCGATCCAGT CTACTCATTCGTTGTGGTTATCTTTAATGCTCGCCCGTCTGAGTTCTCATTTCTCAGTCCCGCTCTGAAAGACAGGAATCTCGAATTACATCCAGTACAG GTGAAGTCGGGAGATGAAATAGTAAGAAAATCAGTGTATGACGCTTTTTCCGGCGGCTTCACTGTACCGGCAAGAACAACTACAGTGTTTGTTGAAGTGAGGAAGGGTTGA
- the LOC106319198 gene encoding pullulanase 1, chloroplastic isoform X1: MALTLLTLTTSVHLLDSTSVARPRIFAATFPLRSRFRRPSSSIFSPTHRSESIRCLCASSSSAASPMQFEVSTPNSQFLDSLLYSRAYWVTEGVIAWNVDVGEGSCYLYASRVAGLSFSEDGIDGFDFRVKLEAESGSLRTNVVEKFPHIGNYKPFKVPSDLDVRDLVKSQLAIVCFDAEGRLIEGTGLQLPGVLDELFSYDGPLGANFTPGGGVSLHLWAPTAQEVTVCIYKNPLDKSPMEICPLEEVNGVWSTNGPSSWEGCYYVYKVSVYHPSTLKVETCYANDPYARGLSADASKTYLLNLDSDDLKPEGWEKLADKKPDLRSYSDISIYELHVRDFSVSDETVEPEHRGGYLAFTLKDSAGVKHLQKLADAGLTHLHLLPTYQFGDVDDEKENWKYIDTSLLEGLPPDSAEAQARVTEIQNDDGFNWGYNPVLWGVPKGSYASDPTGPCRIIEFRKMVQALNRIGLNVVLDVVYNHLHANGPHNKDSVLDKIVPGYYLRRNNDGFIENSTCVNNTASEHYMVDRLIRDDLLNWVVNYKVDGFRFDLMGHIMKDTMVKAKSAIGNLRKETDGVDGSRIYIYGEGWNFGEVANNGRGVNASQFNLTGTGIGSFNDRIRDATLGGSPFGHPLQQGFITGLLLQPNGHDHGSEATQQLMLSTAKDHIQIGMAANLKDYVLTNHEGKEVKGSEILMHDATPVAYASQPTETINYVSAHDNETLFDIISLKTPMEISVDERCRINHLASSMIALSQGIPFFHAGDEILRSKSLDRDSYNSGDWFNRLDFSYKSNNWGVGLPPKGKNEHSWPLIKLRLQDPSFKPQSSHIVSTLNSFLDLLRIRYSSPLFRLDTAKAIKERVRFLNTGPSSVPGAIVMSIEDGHKGMASVSQIDPVYSFVVVIFNARPSEFSFLSPALKDRNLELHPVQVKSGDEIVRKSVYDAFSGGFTVPARTTTVFVEVRKG, encoded by the exons ATGGCACTGACACTACTAACACTGACCACTTCCGTTCATCTTCTCGATTCCACCTCCGTCGCGCGTCCTCGCATCTTCGCCGCAACTTTTCCTCTCCGATCTCGGTTTCGACGGCCTTCATCGTCGATCTTTTCGCCAACTCATCGCAGCGAGTCGATTCGCTGCCTATGCGCTTCGTCCTCCTCCGCTGCATCTCCTATGCAATTCGAAGTATCCACTCCGAATTCTCAG TTTCTCGATAGTTTGCTCTATTCAAGAGCGTATTGGGTTACGGAAGGCGTAATCGCTTGGAATGTGGATGTTGGCGAAGGTTCGTGTTACTTGTATGCGAGCAGAGTCGCTGGTTTGTCATTCAGCGAAGATGGAATCGATG GTTTTGATTTTAGAGTCAAGCTTGAAGCTGAATCCGGATCACTTCGTACCAAT GTGGTTGAGAAGTTTCCACATATTGGGAATTACAAACCGTTTAAAGTTCCTTCGGATTTGGATGTCAGGGATCTTGTCAAAAGCCAGTTAGCTATTGTCTGCTTTGATG CGGAAGGACGGCTTATAGAGGGAACTGGGTTGCAATTGCCTGGCGTCCTCGATGAACTGTTCTCATATGACGGTCCCCTAGGTGCAAATTTCACACCAGGAGGAGGTGTCTCTCTTCACCTCTGGGCTCCCACTGCTCAA GAGGTTACTGTGTGCATCTACAAAAACCCACTTGACAAGAGTCCGATGGAAATCTGCCCACTCGAAGAGGTTAATGGTGTGTGGAGCACTAACGGTCCTAGTAGTTGGGAAGGATGCTATTATGTGTATAAAGTATCAGTCTATCATCCAAGCACCTTGAAAGTGGAAACTTGCTATGCAAATGATCCTTATGCACGGGG GCTTTCAGCTGATGCGAGCAAAACTTATCTGCTCAATCTTGACTCTGATGATCTAAAACCTGAAGGATGGGAGAAATTGGCAGATAAGAAGCCAGACCTAAGATCCTACTCAGATATAAGTATTTATGAGCTGCATGTGAGGGATTTCAG TGTCAGTGATGAGACTGTCGAACCTGAACATCGTGGTGGATATCTGGCCTTTACTTTAAAG GATTCTGCAGGTGTGAAACATCTTCAAAAGTTAGCGGATGCAGGTCTTACCCATCTACATCTTCTTCCCACATATCAATTTGGTGATGTTGATGATGAGAAGGAGAACTGGAAGTATATAG ACACCAGTTTGCTGGAAGGATTACCACCTGATTCAGCCGAGGCACAAGCTCGTGTTACAGAAATCCAGAATGATGATGGCTTTAACTGGGG GTATAATCCTGTGCTCTGGGGAGTCCCAAAAGGAAGCTACGCTAGTGATCCGACTGGTCCATGTCGTATAATTGAATTTAGAAAAATGGTTCAG GCTCTTAATCGTATCGGTCTTAATGTCGTCTTAGACGTTGTTTACAACCACTTGCATGCAAATGGGCCACACAACAAAGACTCTGTTCTTGATAAG ATAGTTCCAGGTTACTATTTGAGAAGGAACAATGACGGGTTTATTGAAAACAGTACATGCGTAAACAACACTGCCAGCGAGCATTATATGGTTGATCGTCTGATACGGGATGATCTGTTAAACTGGGTTGTCAATTATAAG GTTGATGGATTCCGTTTTGATCTCATGGGTCATATAATGAAAGATACAATG GTAAAAGCAAAATCTGCAATTGGCAACTTGAGAAAGGAAACAGATGGAGTTGATGGTTCAAGAATTTATAT ATATGGTGAAGGATGGAACTTTGGGGAAGTTGCTAACAATGGACGAGGAGTTAATGCTTCACAGTTCAACTTAACCGGGACAGGAATTGGAAG TTTTAATGACCGTATACGAGATGCAACTCTTGGTGGCTCTCCATTTGGTCATCCTCTTCAACAAGGATTCATTACAGGTTTATTGTTACAG CCTAACGGTCATGACCATGGTTCAGAAGCTACCCAGCAGCTGATGCTTTCTACTGCCAAAGATCACATCCAG ATTGGGATGGCTGCAAATTTGAAGGATTATGTGCTAACTAATCATGAAGGAAAAGAG GTGAAGGGATCAGAGATTTTAATGCATGATGCCACACCTGTTGCATATGCTTCACAGCCTACAGAAACG ATTAACTACGTCTCAGCTCATGACAATGAAACCCTCTTTGACATTATCAGTTTGAAG ACACCGATGGAAATATCAGTTGATGAAAGGTGTAGAATAAATCATTTGGCATCAAGTATGATCGCCCTCTCGCAG GGTATACCATTCTTCCATGCTGGGGACGAGATTTTACGCTCGAAGTCACTTGATCGTGATTCTTACAACTCCGGTGATTGGTTCAATAGGTTAGACTTCAGCTACAAGTCCAACAACTGGGGTGTTGGGCTTCCTCCAAAAGGGAAAAACGAACACAGTTGGCCGCT GATTAAACTGAGGTTGCAAGATCCATCCTTCAAGCCTCAGAGCAGTCACATAGTTTCCACGCTCAACAGTTTCTTAGACTTGTTACGCATCAGATACTCATCACCTCTCTTCCGTTTAGACACAGCAAAGGCTATCAAG GAACGAGTGCGATTTCTTAACACAGGCCCCTCATCAGTCCCCGGCGCCATCGTCATGAGCATTGAGGATGGTCACAAAGGCATGGCAAGTGTATCTCAGATCGATCCAGT CTACTCATTCGTTGTGGTTATCTTTAATGCTCGCCCGTCTGAGTTCTCATTTCTCAGTCCCGCTCTGAAAGACAGGAATCTCGAATTACATCCAGTACAG GTGAAGTCGGGAGATGAAATAGTAAGAAAATCAGTGTATGACGCTTTTTCCGGCGGCTTCACTGTACCGGCAAGAACAACTACAGTGTTTGTTGAAGTGAGGAAGGGTTGA
- the LOC106315357 gene encoding uncharacterized protein LOC106315357 yields the protein MNNLLIVLVLLGLCIGLGESTVTISNQLKHNKLLGILCDNYEGYQMLKIGEDYNFNVSLDSSDPVYEEQYSCTMYQGPNFKYRQHVMVLDESTGLEVTSKWIAREDGIYSYIGGHPLLKTDKWDGSHLLKN from the coding sequence ATGAACAATCTCTTGATAGTACTGGTTCTTCTGGGCCTATGTATCGGCTTAGGAGAAAGCACCGTCACTATAAGCAACCAGTTGAAACACAACAAGCTCCTCGGGATTCTTTGTGACAACTACGAAGGGTATCAGATGTTGAAAATCGGCGAAGATTATAATTTTAATGTTTCTCTCGACTCTTCGGACCCGGTGTACGAGGAACAATACTCATGTACAATGTACCAAGGTCCTAATTTCAAATATCGCCAACATGTTATGGTGTTGGACGAGAGCACAGGACTTGAGGTTACGAGTAAGTGGATTGCTAGAGAAGATGGTATCTACAGTTATATTGGTGGACATCCTCTTCTGAAGACAGATAAGTGGGATGGTTCTCACCTACTCAAAAACTAG
- the LOC106315358 gene encoding uncharacterized protein LOC106315358, whose product MHRPKQWVLYARRKQSHVKNQLEHNKLLKVRCNNNEGEKIVKIGEEYEFTFGDKFFGTTHYSGKMDQSPNFKHHQEFVAYDASWIKALEATCKWIAREDDIYLSQDGNPPLRRYVWDGPHLFKN is encoded by the coding sequence ATGCATCGGCCTAAGCAATGGGTTCTATATGCTAGGAGAAAGCAAAGTCACGTTAAGAACCAGTTGGAACACAACAAACTCCTCAAGGTTCGATGTAACAACAACGAAGGGGAGAAAATTGTGAAAATCGGTGAAGAATATGAGTTTACTTTTGGTGATAAATTTTTCGGAACAACCCATTATTCGGGTAAAATGGACCAAAGTCCTAATTTCAAACATCACCAAGAGTTTGTGGCGTATGACGCTTCATGGATCAAAGCTCTTGAGGCTACATGTAAGTGGATTGCTAGAGAAGATGACATCTACTTGTCTCAAGATGGAAACCCTCCTCTTAGGAGATATGTGTGGGACGGTCCTCACCTCTTCAAAAACTAG